In a genomic window of Streptococcus mitis NCTC 12261:
- a CDS encoding branched-chain amino acid aminotransferase yields the protein MTVTIDWENLGFSYMKLPYRYIAHFKNGQWDQGELTEDANLHISESSPSLHYGQQAFEGLKAYRTKDGSVQLFRPDENAKRLQRTCDRLLMPQVPTEMFVDACKAVVRANEEYVPPYGTGGTLYLRPLLIGVGDIIGVKPAEEYIFTIFAMPVGNYFKGGLVPTNFLIQDEYDRAAPNGTGAAKVGGNYAASLLPGKLAKSRHFSDVIYLDPSTHTKIEEVGSANFFGITADNEFVTPLSPSILPSITKYSLLYLAEHRLGLTPIEGDVPIDNLDRFVEAGACGTAAVISPIGGIQHGDDFHVFYSETEVGPVTRKLYDELTGIQFGDIEAPEGWIVKVD from the coding sequence ATGACAGTAACGATTGATTGGGAAAATCTCGGTTTTTCCTATATGAAATTACCTTATCGCTATATTGCTCATTTTAAAAATGGACAATGGGATCAAGGAGAGCTTACAGAGGATGCAAACTTGCATATTTCAGAGTCTTCTCCAAGTCTTCACTATGGTCAACAAGCATTTGAAGGTTTGAAAGCTTATCGTACTAAGGATGGTAGTGTTCAACTGTTCCGTCCTGATGAAAATGCTAAACGCCTGCAACGGACATGTGACCGTCTCTTGATGCCACAAGTTCCAACAGAAATGTTTGTAGACGCTTGTAAGGCAGTTGTTCGTGCGAATGAAGAATATGTACCTCCATATGGAACAGGTGGAACCTTATATCTTCGCCCTCTTTTGATTGGTGTCGGAGATATTATTGGGGTTAAACCGGCAGAAGAGTACATTTTCACCATCTTTGCTATGCCAGTTGGAAATTACTTTAAGGGTGGATTGGTTCCAACCAACTTCTTGATTCAGGATGAATACGACCGTGCGGCTCCAAATGGTACAGGTGCGGCTAAGGTTGGTGGAAACTATGCTGCAAGTCTCTTGCCAGGGAAATTGGCCAAGTCACGTCATTTCTCAGATGTTATCTATCTAGACCCATCAACTCATACAAAGATTGAAGAAGTCGGCTCAGCTAACTTCTTTGGAATTACAGCTGATAATGAATTTGTAACACCATTGAGTCCTTCTATCTTGCCATCTATTACCAAGTATTCTTTGCTTTATTTGGCAGAACATCGCTTGGGCTTAACTCCTATTGAGGGGGATGTCCCAATTGATAACCTTGACCGTTTTGTAGAGGCAGGTGCCTGTGGTACAGCAGCAGTTATTTCTCCAATTGGTGGAATTCAGCACGGTGATGATTTCCATGTGTTCTATAGCGAAACAGAAGTAGGTCCTGTGACTCGTAAATTATATGATGAATTGACAGGAATTCAGTTTGGCGATATTGAAGCGCCAGAAGGTTGGATTGTAAAAGTAGATTAA
- a CDS encoding DUF3272 domain-containing protein gives MNRQQFIIIALFTAAETYFFNEAWMTGRYIMAAFWAILLFRNFRVSYLMGKIVDVIDQHLKGKD, from the coding sequence ATGAATAGACAACAATTTATTATCATTGCGCTGTTTACAGCTGCTGAGACCTATTTTTTCAATGAAGCTTGGATGACTGGTCGTTATATTATGGCAGCCTTTTGGGCCATTTTGCTCTTTAGAAATTTTCGAGTAAGTTACTTGATGGGCAAAATAGTGGATGTCATTGACCAGCATTTAAAAGGAAAAGACTAG
- a CDS encoding GAF domain-containing protein, protein MLESEKQSRYQMLNEELSFLLDGETNVLANLSNASALLKSRFPNTVFAGFYLFDGMELVLGPFQGGVSCIRIALGKGVCGEAAHFQETVLVGDVRTYPNYISCDGRAKSEIVVPMVKNGQLLGVLDLDSSEFDDYDAMDRDYLEQFVAILLEKTEWDFTMFGEKA, encoded by the coding sequence ATGTTAGAATCAGAAAAACAATCACGTTATCAAATGTTAAATGAAGAGCTCTCTTTTTTATTGGATGGTGAAACCAATGTTTTGGCTAATCTTTCCAATGCCAGCGCTCTTCTAAAATCACGCTTCCCTAATACCGTATTTGCAGGCTTTTATCTGTTCGATGGAATGGAATTGGTTTTAGGTCCTTTCCAAGGCGGTGTTTCCTGTATCCGTATTGCACTTGGAAAAGGTGTTTGTGGGGAGGCAGCTCACTTTCAGGAAACGGTTCTAGTTGGTGATGTAAGGACTTATCCCAACTATATTTCTTGTGATGGTCGAGCTAAAAGTGAAATTGTTGTTCCGATGGTTAAGAATGGTCAATTGCTCGGGGTTCTGGATCTGGATTCTTCAGAGTTTGATGATTATGATGCTATGGATCGAGATTATTTGGAACAATTTGTCGCTATTTTGCTTGAAAAGACAGAATGGGACTTTACAATGTTTGGGGAGAAAGCCTAA
- the parC gene encoding DNA topoisomerase IV subunit A — MSNIQNMSLEDIMGERFGRYSKYIIQDRALPDIRDGLKPVQRRILYSMNKDGNTFDKSYRKSAKSVGNIMGNFHPHGDSSIYDAMVRMSQDWKNREILVEMHGNNGSMDGDPPAAMRYTEARLSEIAGYLLQDIDKKTVPFSWNFDDTEKEPTVLPAAFPNLLVNGSTGISAGYATDIPPHNLAEVIDAAVYMIDHPTAKVDKLMEFLPGPDFPTGGIIQGRDEIKKAYETGKGRVVVRSKTEIEKLKGGKEQIVITEIPYEINKANLVKKIDDVRVNSKVAGIAEVRDESDRDGLRIAIELKKDANTELVLNYLFKYTDLQINYNFNMVAIDNFTPRQVGIVPILSSYIAHRREVILARSRFDKEKAEKRLHIVEGLIRVISILDEVIALIRASENKADAKENLKVSYDFTEEQAEAIVTLQLYRLTNTDVVVLQEEEAELREKIAMLAAIIGDERTMYNLMKKELREVKKKFATPRLSSLEDTAKAIEIDTASLIAEEDTYVSVTKAGYIKRTSPRSFAASTLEEIGKRDDDRLIFVQSAKTTQHLLMFTTLGNVIYRPIHELADIRWKDIGEHLSQTITNFETNEEILYVEVVDQFDDATTYFAATRLGQIKRVERKEFTPWRTYKSKSVKYAKLKDDTDQIVAVAPIKLDDVLLISQNGYALRFNIEEVPVVGAKAAGVKAMNLKEDDTLQSAFICNTSSFYLLTQRGSLKRVSIDEIPATSRAKRGLQVLRELKNKPHRVFLAGSVAEQGFVGDLFSTEVEENDQTLLVQSNKGTIYESRLQDLNLSERTSNGSFISDTISDEEVFDAYLKEVFTEAK; from the coding sequence ATGAGTAACATTCAAAACATGTCCCTTGAGGACATCATGGGAGAGCGCTTTGGTCGCTACTCCAAGTACATTATTCAAGACCGGGCTTTGCCAGATATTCGTGATGGCTTGAAGCCGGTTCAGCGTCGCATTCTTTATTCTATGAATAAGGATGGCAATACCTTTGATAAGAGTTACCGCAAGTCGGCCAAGTCTGTCGGTAACATCATGGGGAATTTCCACCCACACGGTGACAGTTCTATCTATGATGCCATGGTTCGTATGTCACAGGACTGGAAAAATCGTGAGATTTTGGTTGAAATGCACGGTAATAACGGTTCTATGGACGGAGATCCACCTGCGGCTATGCGTTATACCGAGGCTCGCTTGTCTGAAATTGCTGGTTATCTTCTTCAGGATATCGATAAAAAGACCGTTCCTTTTTCTTGGAACTTTGACGATACCGAGAAAGAACCTACTGTCTTGCCAGCAGCCTTTCCAAACCTCTTGGTCAATGGTTCGACTGGGATTTCGGCCGGTTATGCCACAGACATTCCTCCCCATAATTTGGCTGAGGTCATTGATGCTGCAGTTTACATGATTGACCACCCAACAGCCAAGGTGGATAAACTCATGGAATTCTTGCCTGGACCAGACTTCCCGACTGGAGGGATTATCCAGGGTCGTGATGAAATCAAGAAGGCCTATGAAACTGGGAAAGGGCGCGTTGTTGTTCGTTCCAAGACTGAGATTGAAAAGCTAAAAGGTGGTAAGGAACAAATTGTTATTACTGAGATTCCTTATGAAATCAACAAGGCCAATCTAGTCAAGAAGATTGATGATGTTCGTGTCAATAGTAAGGTGGCAGGTATTGCTGAGGTTCGCGATGAGTCTGACCGTGACGGTCTTCGTATCGCTATTGAACTTAAGAAAGACGCTAATACAGAGCTCGTTCTCAACTATCTATTTAAATATACTGACCTGCAAATCAACTACAACTTTAACATGGTGGCGATTGACAATTTCACACCTCGTCAGGTCGGTATTGTCCCAATCTTGTCTAGCTATATTGCCCACCGTCGTGAAGTGATTTTGGCGCGTTCACGCTTTGATAAGGAAAAGGCTGAAAAACGTCTCCATATCGTCGAAGGTTTGATTCGTGTGATTTCAATCTTGGACGAAGTCATTGCGCTTATCCGTGCTTCTGAGAATAAGGCGGATGCCAAGGAAAATCTCAAAGTTAGCTATGATTTTACAGAGGAGCAGGCTGAGGCCATCGTTACCTTGCAATTGTATCGTTTGACCAATACCGATGTGGTTGTCTTACAGGAAGAAGAAGCAGAACTTCGTGAAAAGATTGCCATGCTGGCGGCTATTATCGGGGATGAGCGGACTATGTACAATCTCATGAAGAAAGAACTTCGTGAGGTTAAGAAGAAGTTTGCGACTCCGCGTTTGAGTTCTCTAGAAGACACTGCGAAAGCAATTGAGATTGATACAGCCAGTCTTATCGCCGAGGAAGATACCTACGTCAGCGTGACCAAGGCAGGTTATATCAAGCGTACCAGCCCACGTTCCTTTGCGGCTTCAACGCTGGAAGAAATTGGCAAACGTGATGACGACCGTTTGATTTTTGTTCAATCTGCCAAGACAACCCAGCATCTCTTGATGTTCACGACGCTTGGAAATGTCATTTATCGACCAATCCATGAATTGGCAGACATTCGTTGGAAGGATATCGGTGAGCATCTGAGCCAAACCATTACAAACTTTGAAACTAACGAAGAAATCCTTTATGTGGAAGTAGTGGATCAGTTTGATGATGCGACAACCTACTTTGCTGCGACTCGTCTCGGTCAAATCAAGCGTGTAGAGCGAAAAGAATTCACCCCATGGCGGACCTACAAGTCTAAGTCTGTCAAGTATGCTAAGCTCAAAGATGATACAGACCAGATTGTAGCAGTAGCTCCAATCAAACTAGATGATGTTCTCTTGATCAGCCAAAATGGTTATGCCCTTCGTTTCAATATCGAAGAGGTACCAGTTGTCGGTGCTAAGGCTGCAGGTGTCAAGGCTATGAACCTGAAAGAAGATGATACCCTCCAATCGGCCTTTATCTGTAACACTTCATCCTTCTACCTCTTGACTCAGCGTGGAAGTTTGAAACGTGTTTCTATTGACGAAATTCCAGCAACTAGCCGTGCCAAACGAGGACTACAAGTCTTGCGTGAGTTGAAAAACAAACCGCATCGTGTCTTCTTAGCAGGATCAGTTGCAGAGCAAGGATTTGTTGGTGATCTCTTCAGTACAGAAGTGGAAGAGAACGACCAAACGCTGCTTGTCCAATCGAACAAAGGAACAATCTATGAAAGTCGACTACAAGACTTGAATCTGTCAGAACGCACAAGTAATGGTAGCTTCATCTCTGACACGATTTCGGATGAAGAAGTTTTTGACGCTTATCTTAAAGAAGTATTTACTGAAGCTAAATAA
- the dnaX gene encoding DNA polymerase III subunit gamma/tau: MYQALYRKYRSQNFSQLVGQEVVAKTLKQAVEQEKISHAYLFSGPRGTGKTSVAKIFAKAMNCPNQVGGEPCNNCYICQAVTDGSLEDVIEMDAASNNGVDEIREIRDKSTYAPSLARYKVYIIDEVHMLSTGAFNALLKTLEEPTQNVVFILATTELHKIPATILSRVQRFEFKSIKTQDIKEHIRYILDKENISSEPEAVEIIARRAEGGMRDALSILDQALSLTQGNELTTAISEEITGTISLSALDDYVAALSQQDVPKALSCLNLLFDNGKSMTRFVTDLLHYLRDLLIVQTGGENTHHSPVFVENLTLPQENLFEMIRLATVSLADIKSSLQPKIYAEMMTIRLAEIKPEPALSGAVEHEISALRQEVARLKQELANVGTVPKTTSPAPSRPAAGQTVYRVDRNKVQSILQEAVEKPDLARQNLIRLQNAWGEVIESLGGPDKALLVGSQPVAANEHHAILAFESNFNAGQTMKRDNLNTMFGNILSQAAGFSPEILAISMEEWKEVRAAFSAKAKSSQTEKEAEESLIPEGFEFLADKVKVEED; the protein is encoded by the coding sequence ATGTATCAAGCACTTTATCGAAAATATAGAAGTCAAAACTTCTCCCAGTTGGTTGGTCAAGAAGTTGTGGCTAAGACTCTTAAACAAGCGGTGGAGCAAGAGAAAATAAGTCATGCTTATCTTTTTTCTGGTCCTCGTGGAACGGGAAAAACCAGTGTAGCTAAGATATTTGCCAAGGCTATGAACTGTCCAAATCAAGTGGGTGGGGAACCTTGTAATAACTGCTATATTTGTCAGGCAGTGACGGACGGTAGTTTAGAAGATGTCATCGAAATGGATGCAGCTTCTAATAATGGGGTCGATGAAATCCGTGAAATTCGTGATAAATCTACCTACGCCCCTAGTCTTGCCCGTTATAAGGTTTATATCATAGACGAGGTTCACATGCTGTCTACAGGAGCTTTTAATGCCCTTCTAAAGACGCTGGAAGAGCCAACACAGAATGTGGTCTTTATTTTGGCCACTACTGAATTGCACAAGATACCTGCTACGATTCTATCTCGTGTGCAACGTTTTGAATTTAAATCAATTAAGACACAGGATATTAAGGAGCATATTCGCTATATCTTAGACAAAGAAAATATCAGTTCTGAACCAGAAGCTGTGGAAATCATTGCTAGACGGGCTGAAGGTGGAATGCGGGACGCCTTGTCTATTTTAGATCAAGCCCTGAGTTTAACACAGGGAAATGAGCTGACGACTGCTATCTCTGAAGAAATTACTGGCACAATTAGTCTATCAGCCTTGGATGATTATGTGGCTGCCTTGTCTCAACAGGATGTTCCCAAGGCTTTGTCTTGCTTGAATCTTCTTTTTGACAATGGTAAGAGCATGACTCGTTTTGTGACCGACCTTTTACACTATTTAAGAGACTTGTTAATTGTTCAAACAGGGGGAGAAAACACTCATCATAGTCCAGTCTTTGTAGAAAATTTGACACTTCCTCAAGAAAATCTGTTTGAAATGATTCGCTTAGCGACAGTCAGTTTAGCAGATATTAAGTCTAGTTTGCAGCCTAAGATTTATGCTGAGATGATGACTATCCGTTTGGCAGAGATTAAGCCTGAACCAGCTCTTTCTGGGGCAGTTGAACATGAAATTTCTGCATTGAGACAGGAAGTTGCGCGTCTTAAACAAGAACTCGCAAATGTGGGAACTGTACCCAAGACAACAAGTCCAGCACCTAGTCGCCCAGCAGCAGGCCAGACAGTCTATCGTGTGGATCGCAATAAAGTGCAATCTATCCTACAAGAGGCCGTCGAAAAACCTGATTTAGCACGTCAAAACCTGATTCGTTTGCAGAATGCCTGGGGAGAAGTGATTGAAAGTCTTGGTGGGCCGGACAAGGCTTTGCTAGTTGGTTCTCAACCGGTTGCCGCCAATGAGCACCATGCTATTCTTGCTTTTGAGTCTAACTTCAATGCTGGTCAAACCATGAAACGGGACAATCTCAACACCATGTTTGGTAACATCCTCAGTCAGGCAGCAGGTTTTTCACCCGAAATTTTAGCCATTTCCATGGAGGAATGGAAAGAAGTTCGAGCAGCCTTTTCAGCCAAAGCCAAATCTTCTCAAACTGAAAAAGAAGCAGAAGAAAGTCTGATTCCAGAAGGATTTGAATTTTTGGCTGATAAAGTGAAGGTAGAGGAAGACTAA
- the rpsA gene encoding 30S ribosomal protein S1 — protein MNEFEDLLNSVSQVETGDVVSAEVLTVDATQANVAISGTGVEGVLTLRELTNDRDADINDFVKVGEVLDVLVLRQVVGKDTDTVTYLVSKKRLEARKAWDKLVGREEEVVTVKGTRAVKGGLSVEFEGVRGFIPASMLDTRFVRNTERFVGQEFDAKIKEVDAKENRFILSRREVVEAATAAARAEVFGKLAVGDVVTGKVARITSFGAFIDLGGVDGLVHLTELSHERNVSPKSVVTVGEEIEVKILDLNEEEGRVSLSLKATTPGPWDGVEQKLAKGDVVEGTVKRLTDFGAFVEVLPGIDGLVHVSQISHKRIENPKEALKVGQEVKVKVLEVNADAERVSLSIKALEERPAQEEGQKEEKRAARPRRPKRQEKRDFELPETQTGFSMADLFGDIEL, from the coding sequence ATGAACGAATTTGAAGATTTGCTAAATAGCGTTAGCCAAGTTGAGACTGGTGATGTTGTTAGTGCTGAAGTATTGACAGTTGATGCGACTCAAGCTAACGTTGCAATCTCTGGAACTGGTGTTGAAGGTGTCTTGACTCTTCGCGAATTGACAAACGATCGCGATGCAGATATCAATGACTTTGTTAAAGTAGGAGAAGTATTGGATGTTCTTGTACTTCGTCAAGTAGTTGGTAAAGATACTGATACAGTTACATACCTTGTATCTAAAAAACGCCTTGAAGCTCGCAAAGCATGGGACAAACTTGTTGGTCGCGAAGAAGAAGTTGTTACTGTTAAAGGAACTCGTGCCGTTAAAGGTGGACTTTCAGTAGAATTTGAAGGTGTTCGTGGATTTATCCCAGCTTCAATGTTGGATACTCGTTTCGTACGTAACACTGAGCGTTTTGTAGGTCAAGAATTTGATGCTAAAATCAAAGAAGTTGACGCTAAAGAAAACCGCTTCATCCTTTCACGTCGTGAAGTTGTTGAAGCAGCTACAGCAGCAGCTCGCGCTGAAGTATTCGGTAAATTGGCTGTTGGTGATGTAGTAACTGGTAAAGTTGCACGTATCACAAGTTTCGGTGCTTTCATCGACCTTGGTGGTGTTGACGGATTGGTTCACTTGACTGAATTGTCACATGAACGTAACGTATCACCAAAATCAGTTGTAACTGTTGGTGAAGAAATTGAAGTGAAAATCCTTGATCTTAACGAAGAAGAAGGACGCGTATCACTTTCACTTAAAGCAACAACACCTGGACCATGGGATGGCGTTGAGCAAAAATTGGCTAAAGGTGATGTAGTAGAAGGAACAGTTAAACGTTTGACTGACTTCGGTGCATTTGTTGAAGTATTGCCAGGTATCGATGGACTTGTTCACGTATCACAAATTTCACACAAACGTATTGAAAATCCAAAAGAAGCTCTTAAAGTTGGTCAAGAAGTTAAAGTTAAAGTTCTTGAAGTTAACGCAGATGCAGAGCGCGTATCACTTTCTATCAAAGCTCTTGAAGAGCGTCCAGCTCAAGAAGAAGGACAAAAAGAAGAAAAACGTGCTGCTCGTCCACGTCGTCCAAAACGTCAAGAAAAACGTGATTTCGAACTTCCAGAAACACAAACAGGATTCTCAATGGCTGACTTGTTCGGTGATATCGAACTCTAA
- the sufC gene encoding Fe-S cluster assembly ATPase SufC has protein sequence MSVLEIKDLHVEIEGKEILKGVNLTLKTGEIAAIMGPNGTGKSTLSAAIMGNPNYEVTKGEVLFDGVNILELEVDERARMGLFLAMQYPSEIPGITNAEFLRAAMNAGKEDDEKISVREFITKLDEKMELLNMKEEMAERYLNEGFSGGEKKRNEILQLLMLEPTFALLDEIDSGLDIDALKVVSKGVNAMRGEGFGAMIITHYQRLLNYITPDVVHVMMEGRVVLSGGPELAARLEREGYAKLAEELGYDYKEEL, from the coding sequence ATGTCAGTATTAGAGATCAAAGATCTTCACGTTGAGATTGAAGGAAAAGAAATTTTAAAAGGGGTTAACCTGACCCTGAAAACAGGAGAAATCGCCGCTATCATGGGACCAAATGGTACAGGTAAATCGACTCTTTCTGCAGCTATCATGGGAAATCCAAACTATGAGGTTACCAAAGGTGAAGTCTTGTTTGATGGCGTAAACATCCTTGAGTTGGAAGTTGACGAGCGTGCGCGTATGGGACTTTTCCTTGCTATGCAATACCCATCAGAAATTCCTGGAATTACCAATGCTGAGTTTCTTCGTGCAGCCATGAATGCTGGTAAAGAAGACGATGAGAAGATTTCAGTTCGTGAGTTTATCACTAAATTGGATGAGAAGATGGAATTGCTCAACATGAAAGAAGAAATGGCTGAGCGTTACCTCAACGAAGGTTTCTCTGGTGGTGAGAAAAAACGTAATGAGATTCTTCAACTTTTGATGTTGGAGCCAACATTTGCCCTTTTGGATGAGATTGACTCTGGTCTTGATATTGACGCTCTTAAAGTTGTGTCTAAGGGTGTTAATGCCATGCGTGGTGAAGGCTTTGGTGCTATGATTATCACTCACTACCAACGTCTTTTGAACTACATCACACCAGACGTGGTACACGTGATGATGGAAGGGCGTGTTGTCCTTTCAGGTGGTCCAGAATTGGCTGCACGTTTGGAACGTGAAGGATACGCAAAACTAGCTGAAGAACTTGGCTACGACTACAAGGAAGAATTGTAA
- a CDS encoding DUF2969 domain-containing protein yields the protein MSKKDKKIEIQVADAKVNVGKDSFEGYTLTIGKKVIGEIAELDGQFAIIKNGNVDSFYKKLEKAVEILIENYNLAK from the coding sequence ATGAGTAAGAAAGATAAAAAAATTGAAATTCAAGTAGCAGATGCCAAGGTTAATGTAGGAAAAGACAGTTTTGAAGGCTATACATTGACAATTGGTAAAAAAGTTATCGGAGAAATTGCCGAATTAGACGGACAATTTGCCATCATAAAGAATGGAAACGTCGATAGTTTTTATAAAAAATTGGAAAAAGCTGTGGAAATTTTGATTGAAAATTATAATTTAGCAAAATAA
- a CDS encoding peptide ABC transporter substrate-binding protein has product MKSKKWLLTAGVVLSTTALLVACGKADKEADAPTTFSYVYAVDPASLDYSIATRTSTTDVIGNVVDGLMENDQYGNVIPSLAEDWSVSKDGLTYTYKLRKGVKWYTSEGEEYAEVTAHDFVTGLKHVADGKSDGVSLIQNSIKGLDAYMTGETNDFSTVGVKALDDYTVEYTLNKPESFWNSKVTTATMLPVNEEFLKASGKDYGAVTPAGILYNGPYILKTLTSKSLIEYEKNPNYWDKEKVKIEKVKLTYYDGSDQESLIRSFSSGAYTTARLFPSSSNFASTLEQYGDKITYSPQDSSSYYFTFNVNRQSYNKTAKTSEEQKTSTKEAMLNKDFRQAINFAFNRHSYAAQLNGEDGADKIIRNSLVPDNFVQAGGKNFGQIAQAELVNYGDQWKDVELVDGKDSIYNPDKAKAAFEKAKKDLESKGVTFPIHLDVPVEQTDTIAVQQSNSFKQSIESTLGAENVVIDVLQMTDNEKETITSQARVPSQKDYDLNSTGWAPSYQDPASYLNIMDPKSGSAMKHLGITKGKDKDVVAKLGLDQYKKLLDDADSETTNLEERYEKYAKAQAWLTDSSLLMPTASSGGSPVVSNVVPFSKPYSQVGIKGDPYIFKGMKLQKDIVTTKEYEEALKKWQKEKLESNGKYQKELEKHIK; this is encoded by the coding sequence ATGAAATCGAAAAAGTGGCTCTTAACAGCAGGAGTGGTCCTGAGCACAACAGCTCTTTTAGTAGCTTGTGGAAAAGCTGATAAAGAAGCAGATGCACCGACAACATTTTCATATGTCTATGCAGTAGATCCAGCATCTTTGGACTATAGTATAGCGACTCGTACATCTACAACAGATGTCATCGGGAACGTGGTTGATGGTTTGATGGAAAATGACCAATACGGAAATGTTATTCCTTCCTTGGCTGAAGATTGGTCTGTGTCAAAAGATGGTTTGACTTATACCTACAAACTTCGTAAAGGAGTTAAATGGTACACTTCTGAAGGTGAAGAATATGCAGAAGTAACAGCCCATGACTTTGTGACAGGACTAAAACACGTAGCTGACGGTAAGTCAGACGGTGTCTCTCTCATCCAAAATTCAATCAAGGGCTTGGATGCCTACATGACTGGTGAGACCAATGATTTCTCTACAGTTGGTGTTAAGGCCTTGGACGATTATACAGTTGAATATACCCTAAACAAACCAGAAAGCTTCTGGAACTCTAAAGTCACCACAGCAACGATGTTGCCTGTAAATGAAGAGTTTTTGAAGGCATCAGGTAAAGATTATGGAGCAGTTACTCCAGCAGGGATTCTTTACAATGGTCCTTATATCTTGAAGACCTTGACTTCTAAATCGTTGATCGAATACGAGAAAAACCCAAATTACTGGGATAAAGAAAAGGTAAAAATTGAAAAGGTCAAATTGACTTACTACGATGGTTCTGATCAGGAATCGTTGATTCGTAGCTTCTCTTCAGGTGCCTATACGACAGCCCGTCTCTTCCCAAGTAGCTCAAACTTTGCTTCAACTTTGGAACAATACGGAGATAAAATCACTTATAGCCCACAGGACTCAAGTAGTTATTACTTCACCTTTAACGTAAATCGTCAATCATATAATAAAACTGCGAAAACAAGTGAAGAGCAAAAGACTTCTACTAAAGAAGCTATGCTTAATAAGGACTTCCGTCAGGCTATCAACTTTGCCTTCAACCGCCATTCTTATGCTGCCCAGCTAAATGGTGAAGACGGTGCGGACAAGATTATTCGTAACAGCCTCGTTCCTGACAACTTTGTACAAGCAGGTGGTAAAAACTTTGGTCAAATCGCTCAAGCAGAGTTGGTGAACTATGGTGACCAATGGAAAGATGTTGAGCTAGTTGACGGTAAGGATTCTATCTACAATCCTGACAAGGCTAAAGCTGCTTTCGAAAAAGCTAAGAAAGACTTGGAATCTAAAGGGGTAACATTCCCAATTCACTTGGATGTCCCAGTTGAACAAACAGATACCATCGCTGTTCAACAAAGCAACTCTTTCAAACAGTCTATTGAATCAACTCTTGGTGCTGAAAATGTTGTTATCGACGTTCTTCAAATGACAGATAATGAAAAGGAAACAATCACTTCTCAAGCGCGTGTTCCTTCTCAAAAAGATTATGATTTGAACAGTACAGGATGGGCTCCAAGCTATCAAGACCCAGCATCTTACTTGAATATCATGGATCCTAAATCAGGTTCTGCTATGAAACACCTTGGTATTACTAAAGGGAAAGATAAGGATGTTGTAGCTAAACTTGGTTTGGACCAATATAAGAAATTATTGGATGATGCAGATTCAGAAACTACAAATCTTGAAGAACGCTATGAAAAATATGCCAAGGCTCAAGCTTGGTTGACAGATAGTTCATTATTGATGCCAACAGCCTCATCTGGTGGTTCTCCAGTTGTAAGTAATGTCGTGCCATTCTCAAAACCATACTCACAAGTTGGTATTAAGGGTGACCCATATATCTTTAAAGGAATGAAATTGCAAAAAGATATTGTTACAACAAAAGAATATGAAGAAGCACTGAAAAAATGGCAAAAAGAAAAATTGGAATCAAATGGTAAGTACCAAAAAGAACTAGAAAAACACATTAAATAA